A region from the Halobacillus mangrovi genome encodes:
- the trxB gene encoding thioredoxin-disulfide reductase, which yields MTYQSIILGTGPAGLTAAVYLARANMEPLVIEGPEPGGQLTLTTEVENFPGFPDGIMGPELMDNMKKQAERFGATFKRGWVTDVNVDQRPFKLTVDGLGELETQTLIISTGASAKMLEIPGEKENMGRGVSTCATCDGFFFRGKKVVIIGGGDSAMEEANFLTKFADEVQVVHRRNELRASKIMQDRAKGNDKITWALNKTPVEMISDGMKITGLKVKDNDSEVEEVIETDGIFVAIGHNPNTEFLQGKINMDEKGYILVDPGTTNTNIPGVFACGDVQDQKYRQAITAAGTGCMAAMDSERFLEGEATIDWSQNLS from the coding sequence ATGACGTATCAATCGATCATTTTAGGAACTGGCCCAGCTGGGCTTACGGCGGCTGTCTACTTAGCAAGGGCGAATATGGAGCCGCTCGTAATCGAAGGACCGGAGCCGGGAGGACAATTGACGCTAACGACAGAAGTTGAAAATTTCCCAGGCTTCCCTGATGGCATTATGGGACCAGAGCTGATGGATAATATGAAAAAGCAAGCAGAACGTTTTGGTGCAACATTCAAGCGGGGCTGGGTAACGGACGTGAACGTTGATCAGCGTCCTTTCAAATTGACGGTGGACGGTCTTGGTGAATTAGAAACCCAGACGCTAATCATTTCGACTGGCGCGTCGGCTAAAATGCTTGAGATTCCTGGTGAGAAAGAAAACATGGGCCGCGGGGTCAGCACATGTGCAACATGTGATGGATTCTTTTTCAGAGGGAAAAAAGTCGTTATTATCGGCGGGGGAGATTCTGCGATGGAAGAAGCGAACTTCCTCACTAAATTTGCGGATGAAGTTCAAGTCGTTCACCGCCGTAATGAGCTGAGAGCTTCTAAGATTATGCAAGATCGCGCGAAAGGTAATGACAAGATTACCTGGGCGCTAAATAAGACACCTGTTGAAATGATTTCAGATGGCATGAAAATCACAGGCCTCAAGGTGAAGGATAATGATTCAGAGGTAGAAGAAGTCATTGAAACGGATGGGATTTTCGTCGCAATTGGACACAATCCGAATACAGAGTTCTTACAAGGCAAAATCAACATGGATGAAAAAGGGTACATTCTTGTAGACCCTGGAACAACGAATACAAATATCCCTGGAGTATTTGCTTGTGGAGATGTGCAAGACCAAAAGTATCGTCAGGCCATTACCGCTGCCGGTACCGGTTGTATGGCAGCTATGGATTCCGAGCGGTTCCTTGAAGGGGAAGCAACGATTGATTGGAGTCAAAACTTATCTTAG